Proteins encoded within one genomic window of Macaca fascicularis isolate 582-1 chromosome 16, T2T-MFA8v1.1:
- the MYCBPAP gene encoding MYCBP-associated protein isoform X9 → MKKVVSKQSPPKLIEKKRAKGPEQPTPPIQEEPEPVSNVLQGDDILALAIKKEDLKEQHIPRLTEKEDKRVITQKFIIRKLKPTDPRRKVCHLVARPANPDAATKPLDYSGPGDSFDGSDQILPHHILGSLQDFKRIALARGNTRLAELIPTSPCLMTLISAKGESKQKAPKEEKRPPWAPPPQHNFLKNWQRNIALRKKQQEALSEHLKKPISELLMHTGETYRRIQEERELIDCTLPTRRDRKSWENSGFWSRLEYLGDEMTGLVMTKTKTQRGLMEPITHIGKPHSIRVETGLPAQRDASYRYTWDRSLFLIYRRKELQKIMAELDFSQQVSMASMPQSETSWGSACLQSALLTFLRLSEDIDGLEVVGKGQPFSAVTVEDYTVFERSQGSSSEETAYLGTLASSSDVPMPILGPSLLFCGKPACWIRGSNPQNKRQVGIAVHLTFETLEGEKTSSELTVVNNGTVAIWYDWRRQHQPDTFQDLKKNRMQRFYFNSREGVILPGETKTFTFFFKSLTAGIFREFWEFRTHPTLLGGAVLQVNLHAVSLTQDVFEDERKVLESKLMAHEAVTIVHEVLQEVLMGVLTPERTPSPVDAYLTKEDLFWHRNPQLHYEHQVVQSLHELWRQYMTLPPNAEEARPGDKEHVSPIATEKASVNAELLPRFRSPTISEPQVPQPENEALRESGSQKARVGTKSPQQKSIMEEILVEESPDVDSAKSPWEPDGLPLLEWNLCLEDFRKAVMVLPDENQREDALMRLNKAALELCQKPRPLQSNLLHQMGLQLWRDVIDSLVSHSLWLRSLLGLPEKETIYLNVPEEQDQKSPAIMEVKVPVGKVGKEERKGAAQEKKQLGIKDKEDKKGARQDRPNSKKHRAKDDKKVIKSTSRDRFSLEDPMPDINLPSQEPIDPLVMEKYTQRLHSEVKGSTQQPFPRLPPASFILFSLQTISAHSIMVEAELLQEGHPRV, encoded by the exons ATGAAGAAGGTGGTTTCCAAGCAGTCTCCGCCCAAGTTGATTG AAAAGAAACGGGCAAAGGGACCTGAACAACCCACACCCCCAATTCAGGAAGAGCCTGAACCTGTTAGCAATGTCCTACAAGGAGATGACATTCTTGCTTTGGCCATTAAGAAGGAAGACTTGAAGGAG caacATATTCCTCGCCTTACTGAAAAGGAAGATAAACGCGTCATTACCCAGAAATTTATCATCCGTAAACTCAAACCCACGGATCCTAGGAGGAAGGTCTGCCACCTTGTAGCACGTCCTGCAAATCCCGATGCAGCCACAAAGCCTCTGGACTACTCTG GTCCCGGTGACAGCTTCGATGGCAGTGACCAGATCCTGCCCCACCACATCTTGGGGAGTCTCCAGGACTTTAAGAGAATTGCACTTGCTCGAGGGAACACCCGG CTGGCTGAGCTGATACCTACCTCACCCTGTCTGATGACCCTCATCTCTGCTAAAGGAGAGTCAAAGCAAAAAGCcccaaaagaagagaagagacctcCCTGGGCCCCACCTCCTCAGCacaactttctgaaaaactggcAGCGTAACATAGCCCTGCGGAAGAAGCAGCAGGAAGCCCTCAGTG AACACCTAAAGAAGCCGATCAGTGAGCTGCTCATGCACACTGGGGAGACCTACAGACGGATCCAGGAGGAGCGGGAGCTCATTGACTGCACACTTCCAACGCGGCGTGATAGGAAA AGCTGGGAGAACAGTGGGTTCTGGAGTCGACTGGAATACTTGGGAGATGAGATGACAGGTCTGGTCATGACCAAGACAAAAACTCAGCGTGGCCTTATGGAGCCCATCACTCACATCGGGAAGCCCCACTCCATCCGGGTGGAGACAG GATTACCAGCCCAGAGGGACGCTTCATACCGCTACACCTGGGATCGGAGTCTATTTCTGATCTACCGACGCAAGGAGCTGCAGAAAATCATGGCAGAGCTGGATTTCAGCCAGCAGGTTAGTATGGCCTCCATGCCCCAGTCAGAAACCTCTTGGGGCAGTGCCTGTCTTCAGTCAGCTCTTCTAACCTTTCTCCGTCTCTCGGAGGATATTGATGGCCTGGAGGTGGTGGGCAAAGGGCAGCCCTTCTCAGCTGTTACTGTGGAAGACTACACAGTGTTTGAAAGAAGTCAGGGAAGCTCCTCTGAAGAGACAGCATACTT AGGCACATTGGCAAGTTCCTCTGATGTCCCCATGCCTATTCTCGGCCCTTCTCTTCTGTTCTGTGGGAAGCCAGCTTGCTGGATCAGAGGCAGTAATCCACAGAACAAG AGGCAGGTCGGGATTGCTGTTCACTTGACCTTTGAAACCCTAGAAGGCGAGAAAACCTCCTCAGAACTGACTGTGGTCAATAATGGCACCGTGGCCATTTGGTATGACTGGCGACGGCAGCACCAACCGGACACTTTCCAAGACCTGAAGAAAAACAGGATGCAGCGATTTTACTTTAACAGCCGGGAAG GTGTGATTCTGCCTGGAGAAACTAAAACCTTTACCTTCTTCTTCAAGTCTTTGACTGCTGGGATCTTCAGGGAATTTTGGGAGTTTCGAACCCATCCTACTCTATTAGGAGGTGCTGTGCTGCAAGTCAATCTCCATGCAGTCTCCCTGACCCAGGATGTTTTTGAGGATGAGAGGAAAGTACTGGAG AGCAAACTGATGGCCCATGAGGCAGTCACCATCGTTCACGAAGTGCTGCAGGAGGTGCTGATGGGGGTCTTGACCCCGGAGCGCACACCATCACCTGTGGATGCCTATCTCACCAAGGAAGACTTGTTCTGGCACAGGAATCCTCAG CTGCATTACGAGCACCAAGTGGTGCAAAGCCTGCATGAACTGTGGCGCCAGTACATGACTCTGCCCCCCAACGCTGAGGAGGCCAGGCCAGGGGACAAGGAGCACGTCAGCCCCATAGCCACAGAGAAGGCCTCTGTGAATGCCGAGCTCTTACCGCGCTTTAGGAGCCCCACCATTTCTGAACCTCAAGTGCCCCAGCCTGAGAATGAGGCCCTCAGGGAATCCGGATCCCAGAAGGCCAGAGTGGGAACCAAGAGTCCTCAGCAGAAGAGCATCATGGAGGAGATCCTGGTGGAGGAAAGCCCAGATGTGGACAGCGCCAAGAGCCCCTGGGAGCCGGATGGCCTTCCCCTGCTGGAGTGGAATCTCTGCTTGGAGGATTTCAGAAAG GCAGTGATGGTGCTCCCTGATGAGAACCAGAGAGAGGATGCGCTGATGAGGCTCAACAAAGCAGCCCTGGAGCTGTGCCAGAAGCCAAGGCCATTGCAGTCCAACCTCCTGCACCAGATGGG TTTGCAGCTATGGCGAGATGTGATTGACAGCCTGGTGAGCCATTCCCTGTGGCTGAGGTCTCTGCTGGGCCTGCCTGAGAAGGAGACCATCTATTTGAATGTGCCTGAAGAGCAAG ATCAAAAATCACCTGCCATCATGGAAGTGAAGGTACCTGTGGGGAAAGTTGGGAAGGAGGAGCGGAAAGGAGCAGCCCAGGAAAAGAAGCAACTGGGgatcaaagacaaagaagacaagaaaggagCCAGG CAGGACCGTCCCAACAGCAAGAAGCACAGGGCAAAGGACGACAAGAAAGTCATAAAATCTACAAGTCGGGACAGGTTTTCCTTGGAAGACCCTATGCCTGACATCAACCTCCCTTCTCAAGAACCCATAGACCCCCTGGTCATGGAGAAATACACCCAGAGGCTGCACAGCGAGGTGAAGGGAAGCACCCAGCAGCCATTCCCCCGCCTCCCACCTGCCTCATTCATTCTGTTCAGTCTGCAAACAATAAGTGCCCACTCCATCATGGTGGAAGCAGAGCTGCTTCAGGAAGGGCATCCTCGTGTGTGA
- the MYCBPAP gene encoding MYCBP-associated protein isoform X17, whose product MLGLPAQRDASYRYTWDRSLFLIYRRKELQKIMAELDFSQQDIDGLEVVGKGQPFSAVTVEDYTVFERSQGSSSEETAYLGTLASSSDVPMPILGPSLLFCGKPACWIRGSNPQNKRQVGIAVHLTFETLEGEKTSSELTVVNNGTVAIWYDWRRQHQPDTFQDLKKNRMQRFYFNSREGVILPGETKTFTFFFKSLTAGIFREFWEFRTHPTLLGGAVLQVNLHAVSLTQDVFEDERKVLESKLMAHEAVTIVHEVLQEVLMGVLTPERTPSPVDAYLTKEDLFWHRNPQLHYEHQVVQSLHELWRQYMTLPPNAEEARPGDKEHVSPIATEKASVNAELLPRFRSPTISEPQVPQPENEALRESGSQKARVGTKSPQQKSIMEEILVEESPDVDSAKSPWEPDGLPLLEWNLCLEDFRKAVMVLPDENQREDALMRLNKAALELCQKPRPLQSNLLHQMGLQLWRDVIDSLVSHSLWLRSLLGLPEKETIYLNVPEEQDQKSPAIMEVKVPVGKVGKEERKGAAQEKKQLGIKDKEDKKGARQDRPNSKKHRAKDDKKVIKSTSRDRFSLEDPMPDINLPSQEPIDPLVMEKYTQRLHSEVKGSTQQPFPRLPPASFILFSLQTISAHSIMVEAELLQEGHPRV is encoded by the exons ATGCTAGGATTACCAGCCCAGAGGGACGCTTCATACCGCTACACCTGGGATCGGAGTCTATTTCTGATCTACCGACGCAAGGAGCTGCAGAAAATCATGGCAGAGCTGGATTTCAGCCAGCAG GATATTGATGGCCTGGAGGTGGTGGGCAAAGGGCAGCCCTTCTCAGCTGTTACTGTGGAAGACTACACAGTGTTTGAAAGAAGTCAGGGAAGCTCCTCTGAAGAGACAGCATACTT AGGCACATTGGCAAGTTCCTCTGATGTCCCCATGCCTATTCTCGGCCCTTCTCTTCTGTTCTGTGGGAAGCCAGCTTGCTGGATCAGAGGCAGTAATCCACAGAACAAG AGGCAGGTCGGGATTGCTGTTCACTTGACCTTTGAAACCCTAGAAGGCGAGAAAACCTCCTCAGAACTGACTGTGGTCAATAATGGCACCGTGGCCATTTGGTATGACTGGCGACGGCAGCACCAACCGGACACTTTCCAAGACCTGAAGAAAAACAGGATGCAGCGATTTTACTTTAACAGCCGGGAAG GTGTGATTCTGCCTGGAGAAACTAAAACCTTTACCTTCTTCTTCAAGTCTTTGACTGCTGGGATCTTCAGGGAATTTTGGGAGTTTCGAACCCATCCTACTCTATTAGGAGGTGCTGTGCTGCAAGTCAATCTCCATGCAGTCTCCCTGACCCAGGATGTTTTTGAGGATGAGAGGAAAGTACTGGAG AGCAAACTGATGGCCCATGAGGCAGTCACCATCGTTCACGAAGTGCTGCAGGAGGTGCTGATGGGGGTCTTGACCCCGGAGCGCACACCATCACCTGTGGATGCCTATCTCACCAAGGAAGACTTGTTCTGGCACAGGAATCCTCAG CTGCATTACGAGCACCAAGTGGTGCAAAGCCTGCATGAACTGTGGCGCCAGTACATGACTCTGCCCCCCAACGCTGAGGAGGCCAGGCCAGGGGACAAGGAGCACGTCAGCCCCATAGCCACAGAGAAGGCCTCTGTGAATGCCGAGCTCTTACCGCGCTTTAGGAGCCCCACCATTTCTGAACCTCAAGTGCCCCAGCCTGAGAATGAGGCCCTCAGGGAATCCGGATCCCAGAAGGCCAGAGTGGGAACCAAGAGTCCTCAGCAGAAGAGCATCATGGAGGAGATCCTGGTGGAGGAAAGCCCAGATGTGGACAGCGCCAAGAGCCCCTGGGAGCCGGATGGCCTTCCCCTGCTGGAGTGGAATCTCTGCTTGGAGGATTTCAGAAAG GCAGTGATGGTGCTCCCTGATGAGAACCAGAGAGAGGATGCGCTGATGAGGCTCAACAAAGCAGCCCTGGAGCTGTGCCAGAAGCCAAGGCCATTGCAGTCCAACCTCCTGCACCAGATGGG TTTGCAGCTATGGCGAGATGTGATTGACAGCCTGGTGAGCCATTCCCTGTGGCTGAGGTCTCTGCTGGGCCTGCCTGAGAAGGAGACCATCTATTTGAATGTGCCTGAAGAGCAAG ATCAAAAATCACCTGCCATCATGGAAGTGAAGGTACCTGTGGGGAAAGTTGGGAAGGAGGAGCGGAAAGGAGCAGCCCAGGAAAAGAAGCAACTGGGgatcaaagacaaagaagacaagaaaggagCCAGG CAGGACCGTCCCAACAGCAAGAAGCACAGGGCAAAGGACGACAAGAAAGTCATAAAATCTACAAGTCGGGACAGGTTTTCCTTGGAAGACCCTATGCCTGACATCAACCTCCCTTCTCAAGAACCCATAGACCCCCTGGTCATGGAGAAATACACCCAGAGGCTGCACAGCGAGGTGAAGGGAAGCACCCAGCAGCCATTCCCCCGCCTCCCACCTGCCTCATTCATTCTGTTCAGTCTGCAAACAATAAGTGCCCACTCCATCATGGTGGAAGCAGAGCTGCTTCAGGAAGGGCATCCTCGTGTGTGA
- the MYCBPAP gene encoding MYCBP-associated protein isoform X6, protein MKKVVSKQSPPKLIGRCPPRAGRRLLRTQWRPLAGWRARGRRGGGAASVSRGRAVQGHAHRRDGTMKSLKKDSRLKITPARLLEAAESFKEKKRAKGPEQPTPPIQEEPEPVSNVLQGDDILALAIKKEDLKEQHIPRLTEKEDKRVITQKFIIRKLKPTDPRRKVCHLVARPANPDAATKPLDYSGPGDSFDGSDQILPHHILGSLQDFKRIALARGNTRLAELIPTSPCLMTLISAKGESKQKAPKEEKRPPWAPPPQHNFLKNWQRNIALRKKQQEALSEHLKKPISELLMHTGETYRRIQEERELIDCTLPTRRDRKSWENSGFWSRLEYLGDEMTGLVMTKTKTQRGLMEPITHIGKPHSIRVETGLPAQRDASYRYTWDRSLFLIYRRKELQKIMAELDFSQQDIDGLEVVGKGQPFSAVTVEDYTVFERSQGSSSEETAYLGTLASSSDVPMPILGPSLLFCGKPACWIRGSNPQNKRQVGIAVHLTFETLEGEKTSSELTVVNNGTVAIWYDWRRQHQPDTFQDLKKNRMQRFYFNSREGVILPGETKTFTFFFKSLTAGIFREFWEFRTHPTLLGGAVLQVNLHAVSLTQDVFEDERKVLESKLMAHEAVTIVHEVLQEVLMGVLTPERTPSPVDAYLTKEDLFWHRNPQLHYEHQVVQSLHELWRQYMTLPPNAEEARPGDKEHVSPIATEKASVNAELLPRFRSPTISEPQVPQPENEALRESGSQKARVGTKSPQQKSIMEEILVEESPDVDSAKSPWEPDGLPLLEWNLCLEDFRKAVMVLPDENQREDALMRLNKAALELCQKPRPLQSNLLHQMGLQLWRDVIDSLVSHSLWLRSLLGLPEKETIYLNVPEEQDQKSPAIMEVKVPVGKVGKEERKGAAQEKKQLGIKDKEDKKGARDRPNSKKHRAKDDKKVIKSTSRDRFSLEDPMPDINLPSQEPIDPLVMEKYTQRLHSEVKGSTQQPFPRLPPASFILFSLQTISAHSIMVEAELLQEGHPRV, encoded by the exons ATGAAGAAGGTGGTTTCCAAGCAGTCTCCGCCCAAGTTGATTGGTAGGTGCCCTCCCCGCGCGGGGCGCCGGTTGCTACGGACGCAGTGGCGGCCGCTGGCTGGCTGGCGTGCGCGGGGTCGCCGCGGGGGCGGCGCAGCCTCGGTGTCTCGGGGCCGGGCGGTGCAGGGTCACGCTCACCGCCGGGACGGCACCATGAAGTCTCTAAAGAAGGATTCCCGCCTCAAAATAACTCCAGCCAGATTATTAGAGGCCGCAGAGAGCTTCAAAG AAAAGAAACGGGCAAAGGGACCTGAACAACCCACACCCCCAATTCAGGAAGAGCCTGAACCTGTTAGCAATGTCCTACAAGGAGATGACATTCTTGCTTTGGCCATTAAGAAGGAAGACTTGAAGGAG caacATATTCCTCGCCTTACTGAAAAGGAAGATAAACGCGTCATTACCCAGAAATTTATCATCCGTAAACTCAAACCCACGGATCCTAGGAGGAAGGTCTGCCACCTTGTAGCACGTCCTGCAAATCCCGATGCAGCCACAAAGCCTCTGGACTACTCTG GTCCCGGTGACAGCTTCGATGGCAGTGACCAGATCCTGCCCCACCACATCTTGGGGAGTCTCCAGGACTTTAAGAGAATTGCACTTGCTCGAGGGAACACCCGG CTGGCTGAGCTGATACCTACCTCACCCTGTCTGATGACCCTCATCTCTGCTAAAGGAGAGTCAAAGCAAAAAGCcccaaaagaagagaagagacctcCCTGGGCCCCACCTCCTCAGCacaactttctgaaaaactggcAGCGTAACATAGCCCTGCGGAAGAAGCAGCAGGAAGCCCTCAGTG AACACCTAAAGAAGCCGATCAGTGAGCTGCTCATGCACACTGGGGAGACCTACAGACGGATCCAGGAGGAGCGGGAGCTCATTGACTGCACACTTCCAACGCGGCGTGATAGGAAA AGCTGGGAGAACAGTGGGTTCTGGAGTCGACTGGAATACTTGGGAGATGAGATGACAGGTCTGGTCATGACCAAGACAAAAACTCAGCGTGGCCTTATGGAGCCCATCACTCACATCGGGAAGCCCCACTCCATCCGGGTGGAGACAG GATTACCAGCCCAGAGGGACGCTTCATACCGCTACACCTGGGATCGGAGTCTATTTCTGATCTACCGACGCAAGGAGCTGCAGAAAATCATGGCAGAGCTGGATTTCAGCCAGCAG GATATTGATGGCCTGGAGGTGGTGGGCAAAGGGCAGCCCTTCTCAGCTGTTACTGTGGAAGACTACACAGTGTTTGAAAGAAGTCAGGGAAGCTCCTCTGAAGAGACAGCATACTT AGGCACATTGGCAAGTTCCTCTGATGTCCCCATGCCTATTCTCGGCCCTTCTCTTCTGTTCTGTGGGAAGCCAGCTTGCTGGATCAGAGGCAGTAATCCACAGAACAAG AGGCAGGTCGGGATTGCTGTTCACTTGACCTTTGAAACCCTAGAAGGCGAGAAAACCTCCTCAGAACTGACTGTGGTCAATAATGGCACCGTGGCCATTTGGTATGACTGGCGACGGCAGCACCAACCGGACACTTTCCAAGACCTGAAGAAAAACAGGATGCAGCGATTTTACTTTAACAGCCGGGAAG GTGTGATTCTGCCTGGAGAAACTAAAACCTTTACCTTCTTCTTCAAGTCTTTGACTGCTGGGATCTTCAGGGAATTTTGGGAGTTTCGAACCCATCCTACTCTATTAGGAGGTGCTGTGCTGCAAGTCAATCTCCATGCAGTCTCCCTGACCCAGGATGTTTTTGAGGATGAGAGGAAAGTACTGGAG AGCAAACTGATGGCCCATGAGGCAGTCACCATCGTTCACGAAGTGCTGCAGGAGGTGCTGATGGGGGTCTTGACCCCGGAGCGCACACCATCACCTGTGGATGCCTATCTCACCAAGGAAGACTTGTTCTGGCACAGGAATCCTCAG CTGCATTACGAGCACCAAGTGGTGCAAAGCCTGCATGAACTGTGGCGCCAGTACATGACTCTGCCCCCCAACGCTGAGGAGGCCAGGCCAGGGGACAAGGAGCACGTCAGCCCCATAGCCACAGAGAAGGCCTCTGTGAATGCCGAGCTCTTACCGCGCTTTAGGAGCCCCACCATTTCTGAACCTCAAGTGCCCCAGCCTGAGAATGAGGCCCTCAGGGAATCCGGATCCCAGAAGGCCAGAGTGGGAACCAAGAGTCCTCAGCAGAAGAGCATCATGGAGGAGATCCTGGTGGAGGAAAGCCCAGATGTGGACAGCGCCAAGAGCCCCTGGGAGCCGGATGGCCTTCCCCTGCTGGAGTGGAATCTCTGCTTGGAGGATTTCAGAAAG GCAGTGATGGTGCTCCCTGATGAGAACCAGAGAGAGGATGCGCTGATGAGGCTCAACAAAGCAGCCCTGGAGCTGTGCCAGAAGCCAAGGCCATTGCAGTCCAACCTCCTGCACCAGATGGG TTTGCAGCTATGGCGAGATGTGATTGACAGCCTGGTGAGCCATTCCCTGTGGCTGAGGTCTCTGCTGGGCCTGCCTGAGAAGGAGACCATCTATTTGAATGTGCCTGAAGAGCAAG ATCAAAAATCACCTGCCATCATGGAAGTGAAGGTACCTGTGGGGAAAGTTGGGAAGGAGGAGCGGAAAGGAGCAGCCCAGGAAAAGAAGCAACTGGGgatcaaagacaaagaagacaagaaaggagCCAGG GACCGTCCCAACAGCAAGAAGCACAGGGCAAAGGACGACAAGAAAGTCATAAAATCTACAAGTCGGGACAGGTTTTCCTTGGAAGACCCTATGCCTGACATCAACCTCCCTTCTCAAGAACCCATAGACCCCCTGGTCATGGAGAAATACACCCAGAGGCTGCACAGCGAGGTGAAGGGAAGCACCCAGCAGCCATTCCCCCGCCTCCCACCTGCCTCATTCATTCTGTTCAGTCTGCAAACAATAAGTGCCCACTCCATCATGGTGGAAGCAGAGCTGCTTCAGGAAGGGCATCCTCGTGTGTGA
- the MYCBPAP gene encoding MYCBP-associated protein isoform X10 yields MKKVVSKQSPPKLIGRCPPRAGRRLLRTQWRPLAGWRARGRRGGGAASVSRGRAVQGHAHRRDGTMKSLKKDSRLKITPARLLEAAESFKEKKRAKGPEQPTPPIQEEPEPVSNVLQGDDILALAIKKEDLKEQHIPRLTEKEDKRVITQKFIIRKLKPTDPRRKVCHLVARPANPDAATKPLDYSGPGDSFDGSDQILPHHILGSLQDFKRIALARGNTRLAELIPTSPCLMTLISAKGESKQKAPKEEKRPPWAPPPQHNFLKNWQRNIALRKKQQEALSEHLKKPISELLMHTGETYRRIQEERELIDCTLPTRRDRKSWENSGFWSRLEYLGDEMTGLVMTKTKTQRGLMEPITHIGKPHSIRVETGLPAQRDASYRYTWDRSLFLIYRRKELQKIMAELDFSQQRQVGIAVHLTFETLEGEKTSSELTVVNNGTVAIWYDWRRQHQPDTFQDLKKNRMQRFYFNSREGVILPGETKTFTFFFKSLTAGIFREFWEFRTHPTLLGGAVLQVNLHAVSLTQDVFEDERKVLESKLMAHEAVTIVHEVLQEVLMGVLTPERTPSPVDAYLTKEDLFWHRNPQLHYEHQVVQSLHELWRQYMTLPPNAEEARPGDKEHVSPIATEKASVNAELLPRFRSPTISEPQVPQPENEALRESGSQKARVGTKSPQQKSIMEEILVEESPDVDSAKSPWEPDGLPLLEWNLCLEDFRKAVMVLPDENQREDALMRLNKAALELCQKPRPLQSNLLHQMGLQLWRDVIDSLVSHSLWLRSLLGLPEKETIYLNVPEEQDQKSPAIMEVKVPVGKVGKEERKGAAQEKKQLGIKDKEDKKGARQDRPNSKKHRAKDDKKVIKSTSRDRFSLEDPMPDINLPSQEPIDPLVMEKYTQRLHSEVKGSTQQPFPRLPPASFILFSLQTISAHSIMVEAELLQEGHPRV; encoded by the exons ATGAAGAAGGTGGTTTCCAAGCAGTCTCCGCCCAAGTTGATTGGTAGGTGCCCTCCCCGCGCGGGGCGCCGGTTGCTACGGACGCAGTGGCGGCCGCTGGCTGGCTGGCGTGCGCGGGGTCGCCGCGGGGGCGGCGCAGCCTCGGTGTCTCGGGGCCGGGCGGTGCAGGGTCACGCTCACCGCCGGGACGGCACCATGAAGTCTCTAAAGAAGGATTCCCGCCTCAAAATAACTCCAGCCAGATTATTAGAGGCCGCAGAGAGCTTCAAAG AAAAGAAACGGGCAAAGGGACCTGAACAACCCACACCCCCAATTCAGGAAGAGCCTGAACCTGTTAGCAATGTCCTACAAGGAGATGACATTCTTGCTTTGGCCATTAAGAAGGAAGACTTGAAGGAG caacATATTCCTCGCCTTACTGAAAAGGAAGATAAACGCGTCATTACCCAGAAATTTATCATCCGTAAACTCAAACCCACGGATCCTAGGAGGAAGGTCTGCCACCTTGTAGCACGTCCTGCAAATCCCGATGCAGCCACAAAGCCTCTGGACTACTCTG GTCCCGGTGACAGCTTCGATGGCAGTGACCAGATCCTGCCCCACCACATCTTGGGGAGTCTCCAGGACTTTAAGAGAATTGCACTTGCTCGAGGGAACACCCGG CTGGCTGAGCTGATACCTACCTCACCCTGTCTGATGACCCTCATCTCTGCTAAAGGAGAGTCAAAGCAAAAAGCcccaaaagaagagaagagacctcCCTGGGCCCCACCTCCTCAGCacaactttctgaaaaactggcAGCGTAACATAGCCCTGCGGAAGAAGCAGCAGGAAGCCCTCAGTG AACACCTAAAGAAGCCGATCAGTGAGCTGCTCATGCACACTGGGGAGACCTACAGACGGATCCAGGAGGAGCGGGAGCTCATTGACTGCACACTTCCAACGCGGCGTGATAGGAAA AGCTGGGAGAACAGTGGGTTCTGGAGTCGACTGGAATACTTGGGAGATGAGATGACAGGTCTGGTCATGACCAAGACAAAAACTCAGCGTGGCCTTATGGAGCCCATCACTCACATCGGGAAGCCCCACTCCATCCGGGTGGAGACAG GATTACCAGCCCAGAGGGACGCTTCATACCGCTACACCTGGGATCGGAGTCTATTTCTGATCTACCGACGCAAGGAGCTGCAGAAAATCATGGCAGAGCTGGATTTCAGCCAGCAG AGGCAGGTCGGGATTGCTGTTCACTTGACCTTTGAAACCCTAGAAGGCGAGAAAACCTCCTCAGAACTGACTGTGGTCAATAATGGCACCGTGGCCATTTGGTATGACTGGCGACGGCAGCACCAACCGGACACTTTCCAAGACCTGAAGAAAAACAGGATGCAGCGATTTTACTTTAACAGCCGGGAAG GTGTGATTCTGCCTGGAGAAACTAAAACCTTTACCTTCTTCTTCAAGTCTTTGACTGCTGGGATCTTCAGGGAATTTTGGGAGTTTCGAACCCATCCTACTCTATTAGGAGGTGCTGTGCTGCAAGTCAATCTCCATGCAGTCTCCCTGACCCAGGATGTTTTTGAGGATGAGAGGAAAGTACTGGAG AGCAAACTGATGGCCCATGAGGCAGTCACCATCGTTCACGAAGTGCTGCAGGAGGTGCTGATGGGGGTCTTGACCCCGGAGCGCACACCATCACCTGTGGATGCCTATCTCACCAAGGAAGACTTGTTCTGGCACAGGAATCCTCAG CTGCATTACGAGCACCAAGTGGTGCAAAGCCTGCATGAACTGTGGCGCCAGTACATGACTCTGCCCCCCAACGCTGAGGAGGCCAGGCCAGGGGACAAGGAGCACGTCAGCCCCATAGCCACAGAGAAGGCCTCTGTGAATGCCGAGCTCTTACCGCGCTTTAGGAGCCCCACCATTTCTGAACCTCAAGTGCCCCAGCCTGAGAATGAGGCCCTCAGGGAATCCGGATCCCAGAAGGCCAGAGTGGGAACCAAGAGTCCTCAGCAGAAGAGCATCATGGAGGAGATCCTGGTGGAGGAAAGCCCAGATGTGGACAGCGCCAAGAGCCCCTGGGAGCCGGATGGCCTTCCCCTGCTGGAGTGGAATCTCTGCTTGGAGGATTTCAGAAAG GCAGTGATGGTGCTCCCTGATGAGAACCAGAGAGAGGATGCGCTGATGAGGCTCAACAAAGCAGCCCTGGAGCTGTGCCAGAAGCCAAGGCCATTGCAGTCCAACCTCCTGCACCAGATGGG TTTGCAGCTATGGCGAGATGTGATTGACAGCCTGGTGAGCCATTCCCTGTGGCTGAGGTCTCTGCTGGGCCTGCCTGAGAAGGAGACCATCTATTTGAATGTGCCTGAAGAGCAAG ATCAAAAATCACCTGCCATCATGGAAGTGAAGGTACCTGTGGGGAAAGTTGGGAAGGAGGAGCGGAAAGGAGCAGCCCAGGAAAAGAAGCAACTGGGgatcaaagacaaagaagacaagaaaggagCCAGG CAGGACCGTCCCAACAGCAAGAAGCACAGGGCAAAGGACGACAAGAAAGTCATAAAATCTACAAGTCGGGACAGGTTTTCCTTGGAAGACCCTATGCCTGACATCAACCTCCCTTCTCAAGAACCCATAGACCCCCTGGTCATGGAGAAATACACCCAGAGGCTGCACAGCGAGGTGAAGGGAAGCACCCAGCAGCCATTCCCCCGCCTCCCACCTGCCTCATTCATTCTGTTCAGTCTGCAAACAATAAGTGCCCACTCCATCATGGTGGAAGCAGAGCTGCTTCAGGAAGGGCATCCTCGTGTGTGA